The proteins below are encoded in one region of Limnohabitans sp. 63ED37-2:
- a CDS encoding MFS transporter yields MSGAAQSDLATLPSQASAAYGLLGLPLAFVALPVYVHLPNLYAQQYGVTLAALGAVLLLSRSIDAVVDPWLGRWGDKLYRHSWRAVWLAAVLLALAVALGFAALFFPPAAALSPTGLLVWVACALTLSHLAYSGLGILHQAWAARQGGGGIAQSRWVAWREGFALVGVLLASALPALWGWGPTTALLVLMLGLGLFFWRRVARSALASTVPVVSGHAVGSLWQPWQHAGFRRLLMVFMLNGLASAVPATLVLFFVQDLLQAPKAMEPLFLGLYFAAGALSFPLWLKVIDRMGLLRTWATGMALSVLAFVSVVTLGAGDTTGFLVVCALSGMALGADLTVPGALLNQLIDRCGERGRTDGAFMGWWNLATKLNLALAAGLSLPLLGLWGYTPGQQGADAVLALGLAYGLLPCVLKLLAGLALYAGLMRRPDLISGPELAHPSAHPSAHPMA; encoded by the coding sequence ATGAGCGGCGCGGCCCAGTCAGACCTGGCAACGCTGCCGAGCCAGGCCTCTGCTGCTTATGGCTTGCTGGGTTTGCCATTGGCTTTTGTGGCCTTGCCGGTCTATGTGCATTTGCCCAATTTGTACGCCCAACAATACGGCGTGACACTGGCCGCTTTGGGCGCCGTGCTCTTGCTCAGCCGCAGCATTGACGCGGTGGTGGACCCGTGGTTGGGGCGGTGGGGCGACAAGCTGTACCGCCATTCGTGGCGGGCCGTGTGGCTGGCGGCGGTCTTGTTGGCGCTGGCCGTGGCGCTGGGTTTTGCGGCTTTGTTTTTCCCGCCCGCAGCGGCTTTGTCGCCCACGGGTTTGCTGGTGTGGGTGGCTTGTGCGCTCACGCTCAGCCATCTGGCCTACAGCGGCCTGGGCATCTTGCACCAGGCCTGGGCGGCGCGTCAGGGCGGTGGCGGCATCGCGCAAAGCCGTTGGGTCGCTTGGCGCGAGGGCTTTGCGCTGGTGGGGGTGTTGTTGGCGTCGGCCTTGCCCGCGCTGTGGGGCTGGGGGCCAACAACGGCCTTGTTGGTGCTCATGCTGGGGCTGGGTTTGTTCTTTTGGCGGCGGGTGGCACGCAGTGCCTTGGCATCGACCGTCCCGGTCGTCTCCGGTCATGCCGTGGGCAGTCTTTGGCAGCCGTGGCAACACGCGGGCTTTCGCCGCTTGTTGATGGTCTTCATGCTCAACGGCTTGGCCAGCGCCGTGCCCGCCACGTTGGTGCTGTTTTTTGTGCAAGACCTGCTGCAAGCGCCCAAGGCCATGGAGCCTTTGTTTCTGGGTTTGTATTTCGCGGCTGGGGCGTTGTCGTTTCCGCTGTGGCTCAAGGTGATCGACCGCATGGGCCTGCTGCGCACTTGGGCCACCGGCATGGCGTTGTCGGTGTTGGCTTTTGTGAGTGTGGTCACGCTGGGCGCGGGGGATACCACGGGCTTTCTGGTGGTTTGTGCCCTGTCGGGGATGGCGCTGGGTGCCGATCTGACGGTGCCCGGTGCCCTGCTCAACCAACTGATTGACCGCTGCGGTGAGCGCGGCCGCACAGACGGCGCTTTCATGGGGTGGTGGAATCTGGCCACCAAACTCAATCTGGCCTTGGCCGCTGGGCTGTCTTTGCCATTGCTCGGCTTGTGGGGTTACACCCCAGGCCAGCAAGGTGCCGATGCCGTGCTGGCGCTGGGCTTGGCTTATGGCCTGCTGCCCTGTGTGCTCAAGCTTTTGGCCGGACTGGCTTTGTATGCGGGCCTGATGCGTCGCCCCGATTTGATTTCGGGGCCTGAATTGGCGCACCCTTCGGCCCATCCTTCGGCTCACCCTATGGCATGA
- a CDS encoding DUF1365 domain-containing protein translates to MIPATALIGWGQVRHTRHRPAHHAFAYPTAFLMLPMRSLRAGVCRTDLAINRSAWFAFHDADHGDGRPAETGGALAWLDALLQREGIEDATGEVWLQAFPRVMGHAFKPVSFWYAHRADGSLAAIVAEVNNTFGERHCYLLPEPQYGQTMLADKVFHVSPFCDVQGEYRFRFMRTQHQGQDRIVARVDHGDADGPLIDTSWSGVLEPATAAALRRVMWRFPLLTFGVVARIHWHALLLWLKKVPFWRKPEPPRDFVTR, encoded by the coding sequence ATGATCCCTGCCACCGCGCTCATCGGCTGGGGCCAGGTGCGGCATACGCGCCACCGCCCGGCGCACCACGCCTTCGCGTATCCGACCGCGTTTTTGATGCTGCCCATGCGCAGCTTGCGAGCGGGGGTATGCCGCACCGATCTGGCCATCAACCGCAGCGCCTGGTTCGCTTTCCATGACGCCGACCACGGTGACGGCCGCCCGGCCGAGACGGGTGGAGCCTTGGCCTGGCTCGATGCATTGCTGCAGCGCGAAGGCATCGAGGATGCCACAGGCGAGGTCTGGCTTCAAGCTTTCCCCCGTGTGATGGGCCACGCTTTCAAACCCGTGAGCTTTTGGTACGCGCACCGCGCCGATGGCAGTTTGGCCGCCATCGTGGCCGAGGTGAACAACACCTTTGGCGAGCGCCATTGCTATTTGCTCCCCGAGCCGCAATACGGTCAAACCATGCTGGCCGACAAGGTGTTTCACGTCTCGCCTTTTTGTGATGTGCAGGGCGAGTACCGTTTCCGTTTCATGCGCACGCAGCACCAAGGCCAAGACCGCATCGTCGCGCGTGTAGACCACGGCGATGCCGACGGCCCCTTGATCGACACCAGCTGGAGCGGCGTGCTCGAGCCCGCAACTGCAGCCGCGCTGCGCCGTGTGATGTGGCGTTTTCCGCTGCTGACCTTTGGCGTGGTGGCCCGCATCCACTGGCATGCGCTTTTGCTCTGGCTGAAAAAAGTACCGTTTTGGCGCAAGCCCGAGCCGCCCCGCGATTTTGTGACCCGATGA
- a CDS encoding DUF2256 domain-containing protein: MPKPSGFKGNKQDLPQKPCAVCGRAMSWRKSWAKNWDNVLYCSDRCRADKAKAPRS; encoded by the coding sequence ATGCCCAAACCCTCAGGTTTTAAAGGGAACAAACAGGATTTGCCCCAAAAACCTTGCGCCGTCTGTGGCCGCGCCATGAGCTGGCGCAAAAGCTGGGCCAAAAACTGGGACAACGTGCTCTACTGCAGCGACCGATGCCGGGCCGACAAGGCCAAGGCCCCGCGTTCCTGA
- a CDS encoding chalcone isomerase family protein yields MDHSLQTIRALRLHPRGLQVLGCALLLGALASEVQAQSTTVTSPNAAFSRPEVTGLGGVVPTAPVRLRVWGFEVYDARLWTPVGFRHSTYTQFPFALELQYLRKLEGTAIASRSIDEMRRVGSFSDAQAQSWLTAMRELFPDVRQGERITGLNLPGVGAEFWFNGQRVGVVKDPAFARLFFGIWLDERTSEPKMRAQLLQGLQP; encoded by the coding sequence ATGGACCATTCGCTCCAAACCATCCGCGCACTGCGCCTGCACCCACGGGGTCTGCAGGTGTTGGGCTGTGCGCTGTTGTTGGGGGCCCTGGCAAGTGAGGTGCAGGCGCAAAGCACGACGGTGACTAGCCCGAATGCGGCGTTTTCACGCCCCGAAGTGACCGGCTTGGGCGGCGTGGTGCCGACCGCGCCCGTGCGCTTGCGGGTCTGGGGTTTTGAGGTCTACGACGCCCGTTTGTGGACGCCTGTGGGTTTTCGGCACAGCACTTACACGCAGTTTCCGTTTGCGCTGGAGTTGCAGTATTTGCGCAAGCTTGAAGGCACGGCCATTGCCAGCCGCTCGATCGATGAGATGCGGCGCGTGGGTTCGTTCAGTGACGCCCAAGCGCAAAGTTGGCTGACTGCCATGCGCGAGTTGTTTCCTGATGTGCGCCAAGGCGAACGCATCACGGGCCTTAATCTGCCAGGCGTGGGGGCCGAATTTTGGTTCAACGGGCAGCGTGTGGGTGTGGTGAAAGATCCGGCTTTCGCGCGATTGTTTTTTGGCATCTGGCTCGATGAGCGCACGTCCGAACCCAAAATGCGTGCGCAGTTGCTGCAGGGCTTGCAGCCATGA
- a CDS encoding cryptochrome/photolyase family protein — protein sequence MTRHLILVLGDQLGWDNPALADFDPAQDRLLMIEADSEADEVWNHQARIAIFLSGMRHFANEAHRLRWPSTYMKVDDTELPPDFAGRLALALATHQPKALVVMEAGAWRMERLVEDAAAQAQTLLRWVGDTHFLCSRAEFAKWAGDKKELRMEFFYREMRKKHGVLMEGKEPIGGQWNYDAENRKGFGAKGPGTVPPPARFAPDRVTQDVIALVQTRFAQHPGTLEHFAWPVTREDALVALQHFIDQRLENFGAWQDAMWTTLPFGWHALVGSSLNLHLLNPREVIVAAEQAYHARGLPLASVEGFIRQVLGWREFIRGVYWIDMPHMAEANHYGHTRDLPPWYWSGNTQMACMQATIGQSLQHGYAHHIQRLMVTGQFAVLAGLSPQQVSAWYRAMYVDAVEWVETPNTLGMALHANGGRFTSKPYVASGQYVSRMSNYCKGCRYQPEVRTGPNACPMTTLYWDFLIRHEQDFAGNPRTALMVKHVCKMSADDKAQINLQANATRAGLDLL from the coding sequence ATGACACGTCACCTGATCTTGGTTTTGGGCGACCAACTTGGCTGGGACAACCCGGCCTTGGCCGACTTTGACCCTGCCCAAGACCGGCTCTTGATGATCGAGGCCGACAGCGAGGCCGACGAAGTCTGGAACCACCAAGCCCGCATTGCCATTTTCCTGTCGGGCATGAGGCACTTTGCCAACGAAGCGCACCGACTCCGCTGGCCCTCCACTTATATGAAGGTGGATGACACCGAACTGCCCCCAGACTTTGCCGGGCGCTTGGCCCTCGCCTTGGCCACCCACCAACCCAAAGCTTTGGTGGTCATGGAAGCCGGGGCTTGGCGCATGGAAAGGTTGGTCGAAGACGCCGCAGCACAGGCCCAAACCCTGCTGCGTTGGGTGGGCGACACGCACTTTTTGTGCAGCCGCGCCGAATTTGCCAAGTGGGCGGGCGACAAAAAAGAGCTGCGCATGGAGTTCTTTTACCGCGAGATGCGCAAAAAGCATGGCGTGCTGATGGAAGGTAAAGAGCCCATCGGCGGCCAATGGAACTACGACGCAGAAAACCGCAAAGGTTTTGGCGCCAAAGGCCCGGGCACCGTGCCGCCACCCGCCCGTTTTGCACCTGACCGCGTCACACAAGACGTGATCGCGCTGGTGCAAACCCGCTTTGCCCAGCACCCGGGCACGCTCGAGCACTTTGCTTGGCCCGTGACACGCGAAGACGCGTTGGTGGCGCTGCAACACTTCATTGACCAGCGGCTCGAAAACTTTGGCGCCTGGCAAGACGCGATGTGGACCACATTGCCTTTTGGTTGGCACGCGCTGGTGGGCAGCAGCCTGAACCTGCACCTGCTCAATCCGCGCGAGGTGATTGTGGCGGCCGAGCAGGCCTACCACGCACGCGGCCTGCCGCTGGCCAGTGTCGAAGGCTTCATCCGCCAGGTGCTGGGTTGGCGCGAGTTCATCCGCGGGGTGTACTGGATAGACATGCCGCACATGGCCGAGGCCAACCACTACGGCCACACCCGCGACCTGCCCCCGTGGTACTGGTCAGGCAACACCCAGATGGCCTGCATGCAAGCCACCATTGGCCAAAGCCTTCAACACGGTTATGCCCACCACATCCAGCGCCTCATGGTCACCGGACAGTTTGCCGTGCTGGCCGGACTGTCACCGCAGCAAGTCAGCGCCTGGTACCGCGCCATGTACGTGGACGCGGTGGAATGGGTGGAGACGCCCAACACTTTGGGCATGGCCCTGCACGCCAACGGCGGGCGCTTCACCAGCAAGCCTTATGTGGCCAGCGGCCAATACGTCAGCCGCATGAGCAACTACTGCAAAGGCTGCCGGTACCAGCCCGAAGTGCGCACCGGCCCCAACGCCTGCCCCATGACCACGCTGTATTGGGACTTTTTGATCCGCCACGAACAGGACTTTGCCGGCAACCCGCGCACCGCGCTCATGGTCAAGCATGTGTGCAAGATGAGCGCGGACGACAAGGCGCAGATCAACCTGCAAGCCAATGCCACGCGGGCGGGGCTGGATCTACTGTAA
- a CDS encoding LysR family transcriptional regulator, giving the protein MNVSFRQLRLFLALAETGSVSAAAKVMHVTQPTASIQLKDISESVGLPLYELVGKKLYLTEVGQELAKTARAVAHTWDTFEQNVDAAKGLSRGKLRVAVVSTAKYFMPHLIGSFCKQHPAIDVSLEILNRDGVVQRLRDNRDDLYIMSMPPKDMDLGDEAFMPNPIVVIAPMSDPLAKRSAVPLHELAQRRFIFREKGSGTRMAADQFFKQMKFRPDVRLELGSNEAIKESVAGGLGVGVVSRHALHGHQKENGVRVIDVQGFPLPSAWHIVYPAGKKLSPLALAFKQHVLKQISRRK; this is encoded by the coding sequence ATGAACGTCAGCTTTCGCCAATTGCGACTTTTTCTGGCGCTGGCCGAAACCGGCAGCGTGAGTGCCGCGGCCAAAGTGATGCACGTCACCCAGCCCACCGCCTCGATACAGCTCAAAGACATCAGTGAATCGGTGGGCTTGCCTCTGTATGAGCTGGTGGGCAAAAAACTCTACCTGACCGAGGTGGGCCAAGAGCTGGCGAAGACCGCCCGTGCTGTGGCGCACACCTGGGACACCTTTGAGCAAAACGTGGACGCCGCCAAGGGCTTGTCGCGCGGCAAGTTGCGGGTGGCGGTGGTGAGCACGGCCAAGTACTTCATGCCGCATTTGATTGGCAGCTTTTGCAAGCAGCATCCGGCCATTGACGTGTCGCTTGAAATTCTCAACCGCGATGGCGTGGTGCAGCGCTTGCGTGACAACCGCGATGACCTCTACATCATGTCCATGCCACCCAAAGACATGGACCTGGGCGACGAGGCCTTCATGCCCAACCCGATCGTGGTGATCGCGCCCATGTCCGACCCTTTGGCCAAGCGCAGCGCTGTGCCTTTGCACGAGTTGGCGCAGCGGCGGTTCATCTTTCGCGAGAAAGGCTCGGGCACACGCATGGCCGCTGACCAGTTTTTCAAGCAGATGAAGTTCCGCCCCGATGTGCGTCTGGAGCTGGGCAGCAACGAGGCCATCAAGGAGTCGGTGGCCGGGGGCTTGGGGGTGGGCGTGGTCTCGCGCCACGCCTTGCACGGGCATCAAAAAGAAAATGGCGTGCGTGTGATCGACGTGCAAGGCTTTCCCCTGCCCTCGGCTTGGCACATCGTCTATCCGGCCGGCAAGAAACTGTCACCACTGGCGCTGGCCTTCAAGCAGCATGTGCTCAAACAGATCAGTCGGCGCAAATGA
- a CDS encoding sodium-dependent bicarbonate transport family permease, producing the protein MQNLIDPAILFFIFGVLAGTVKSNLEIPPAISRFLSLYLLMALGLKGGFALSQSGMTATVGISLAAAVFLAIVIPLIGYAVLRRFVSGFDAAAVAATYGSVSAVTFVTAVQTLENQGVPYGGHMAAAMALMESPAIILAVVLANSLRQKQASSGVVPAGGGAALGGPAAPHGASVGKILHESFTDGAQLLLLGAMVIGLVTGEAGKEAMAPFSVDLFKGMLAFFLLDMGLMAARNLPQVKGQSPVLIAYAVIGPLVHAGLALGLAMLLKLSPGDGALLMVLAASASYIAVPAVLRTALPEAKPALYFGLSLGLTFPLNIVLGIPVYLAVAQALLA; encoded by the coding sequence ATGCAAAATCTGATCGATCCCGCCATCCTCTTTTTCATCTTCGGCGTGCTGGCGGGCACCGTCAAATCGAACCTCGAAATCCCGCCCGCCATCTCCCGCTTCTTGTCGCTCTACCTCTTGATGGCCTTGGGCCTCAAAGGCGGTTTTGCGCTGTCGCAATCGGGCATGACAGCCACCGTGGGCATCAGCCTGGCCGCTGCTGTATTTCTGGCCATCGTCATTCCACTCATCGGTTATGCCGTGCTGCGGCGCTTTGTCTCGGGTTTTGACGCAGCGGCCGTGGCCGCCACCTATGGCTCGGTCAGTGCGGTGACCTTTGTCACAGCGGTGCAAACGCTAGAGAACCAAGGCGTGCCTTATGGTGGACACATGGCCGCGGCCATGGCCCTGATGGAATCGCCCGCCATCATTTTGGCGGTCGTGCTCGCCAATTCATTGCGGCAAAAGCAGGCTTCAAGCGGGGTGGTGCCAGCGGGCGGTGGGGCCGCCTTGGGTGGACCTGCTGCGCCTCATGGCGCGTCGGTGGGCAAGATCTTGCACGAGTCTTTCACAGACGGTGCCCAGTTGCTGCTCTTGGGGGCCATGGTCATTGGCCTGGTGACGGGCGAGGCGGGCAAGGAAGCGATGGCCCCCTTCTCGGTCGACCTGTTCAAAGGCATGCTGGCCTTCTTCCTGCTCGACATGGGCTTGATGGCGGCACGCAACCTGCCGCAAGTCAAAGGCCAATCACCTGTGCTCATCGCTTATGCGGTGATCGGACCCCTGGTGCACGCAGGCCTGGCCTTGGGCCTGGCCATGCTCTTGAAACTCAGTCCGGGTGACGGGGCCTTGCTCATGGTGCTGGCCGCCAGCGCGTCCTACATCGCCGTACCCGCGGTGCTGCGCACCGCCTTGCCCGAAGCCAAACCCGCGCTCTATTTTGGGTTGAGCCTGGGGCTGACCTTTCCCTTGAACATCGTCCTGGGCATTCCGGTCTATCTGGCGGTGGCCCAGGCCTTGCTGGCATGA
- a CDS encoding glycosyltransferase family protein: protein MFDDQLSPRPLFQSWVEPRVGDIHPAFRSWLLLALQNPAPSPMNDWPLRRQQILQLKTLSSSGRLRIVCTRATTFVAHALQTHVSALGFAVRIEQEMPVDFHDDLYLVICPQMFSRLPPRERRIVFQMEQSVHPRWFTPDYLNILYNSMAVFDYSVQNIQFLIQQGIPSYMIFHVPLSPVHNYPGADFSRALSVAEHADACDVLFYGDWKNKRRQAFLKVLSEHFDVRAERSLYGHDLWHAMAHAKVVVNIHYYENALLESTRICECLSLGARVVSETATDQGQHPDWEDRVVFTQINDAQAMVKAIHQCLQQTHVAASNLQERPYRMGPSIKTAFEALNLLTDR, encoded by the coding sequence GTGTTTGACGACCAATTATCACCCCGCCCCCTCTTCCAATCATGGGTTGAACCCCGAGTCGGTGACATTCACCCGGCTTTTCGTTCATGGCTGCTTCTGGCATTGCAAAATCCGGCACCGTCACCCATGAATGATTGGCCATTACGCCGACAACAAATCCTTCAGCTAAAAACCTTGAGTTCTTCGGGCAGACTGCGCATCGTTTGCACCCGTGCCACCACTTTTGTGGCGCACGCCTTGCAGACCCATGTATCCGCTTTGGGGTTTGCTGTGCGCATCGAACAAGAGATGCCCGTGGATTTTCACGACGACCTGTACCTGGTCATTTGTCCACAAATGTTTTCTCGTTTACCGCCACGCGAAAGACGCATCGTTTTCCAAATGGAGCAATCTGTCCACCCCCGATGGTTCACGCCTGACTACTTGAACATCCTCTACAACTCGATGGCGGTTTTTGATTACTCTGTTCAAAACATCCAATTTTTGATTCAGCAAGGCATTCCGTCCTACATGATTTTTCATGTGCCCTTGTCGCCGGTACACAACTACCCGGGTGCTGATTTCTCGCGCGCCTTGTCCGTCGCCGAGCATGCAGACGCTTGCGATGTGCTGTTTTATGGCGATTGGAAAAACAAAAGAAGGCAGGCCTTTCTCAAAGTGCTGAGCGAACACTTTGATGTCCGGGCGGAACGAAGCCTGTATGGCCACGACTTGTGGCATGCCATGGCGCATGCCAAAGTGGTGGTCAACATTCACTATTACGAAAACGCCTTGCTTGAAAGTACACGAATTTGTGAATGCCTGTCTTTGGGCGCTCGTGTCGTTTCAGAAACCGCCACAGATCAAGGTCAGCATCCCGACTGGGAAGATCGGGTGGTCTTCACCCAGATCAACGATGCACAAGCCATGGTGAAGGCCATCCATCAATGCTTGCAGCAGACGCACGTTGCCGCTTCCAATCTGCAGGAGCGGCCATACCGAATGGGGCCATCCATTAAAACGGCATTTGAGGCTTTGAATCTGCTCACTGATCGATAA
- a CDS encoding glutathione peroxidase, translating into MNHSWLKQWGPSLLLALVAAVLGFGLEAAQASPQKGGSAGACPAILNHTFERLQDEKPQSLCQYAGKVVLVVNTASFCGFTSQYKGLEALNTQYKNQGLVVLGFPSNDFSQEKGSNKDIAAFCESTFGVKFPMFTKTQVTGEGAAPLFKELTAQTGQKPRWNFHKYLIGRDGKVIDQYNSMIGPDSKTLLSAIDKALKAQP; encoded by the coding sequence ATGAACCACTCATGGCTAAAACAATGGGGCCCCAGCCTGCTTCTGGCTTTGGTGGCTGCTGTGCTGGGCTTTGGGCTCGAAGCTGCGCAAGCCAGCCCGCAAAAGGGCGGTAGCGCGGGAGCCTGCCCCGCCATCTTGAACCACACCTTTGAGCGTTTGCAGGACGAAAAGCCCCAATCGCTGTGCCAATATGCAGGCAAGGTCGTGCTGGTGGTCAACACCGCCAGTTTTTGCGGTTTCACGTCCCAGTACAAAGGCCTGGAAGCCTTGAATACCCAGTACAAAAATCAAGGTTTGGTGGTGCTGGGATTCCCTTCGAATGACTTTTCACAGGAAAAAGGCAGCAACAAAGACATTGCAGCCTTTTGCGAAAGCACCTTCGGCGTGAAGTTCCCGATGTTCACCAAAACCCAGGTCACGGGTGAGGGTGCAGCCCCCTTGTTCAAAGAACTGACCGCACAAACCGGTCAAAAGCCCCGTTGGAACTTTCACAAATACCTGATCGGGCGCGACGGCAAGGTCATTGACCAATACAACAGCATGATTGGACCGGACAGCAAAACCCTCTTGTCGGCCATCGACAAAGCCCTGAAAGCGCAGCCATGA
- a CDS encoding NAD(P)/FAD-dependent oxidoreductase, giving the protein MKLAIVGSGISGLAVAQTLKDHADITVFEAGDYFGGHTHTVDITLPTPQGPVTHGVDTGFLVFNERTYPNLINLFAELKVETAPSDMSFSVKVPGALNGKTLEWSGTDLNSVFAQRGNLVNPRFWRMLADVMRFNALCTRIAKEQREKELQQPLSDFLRTHKFSEPFRDWYFLPMLGCIWSCPTDQMLQFPVATMIRFCHNHGLIQVTNRPQWFSVVGGARNYVEKILSGVYDKRLNTPVRLIERDAQGVRIITDGHAERFDQVVIATHTDQALGLLRQASGEERSLLGAIRYQDNRAVLHTDASVLPANPKTWAAWNYERAASSERESSRVCLHYLLNRLQRIPFTQPVVVSLNPLHDIDPATIVGEYDYAHPVFDLAAIEAQKRLPLLQGQQHTWYAGAWTGYGFHEDGLKSGLQVGRALLKLIHEQASPVQDRLAA; this is encoded by the coding sequence ATGAAACTGGCCATCGTGGGTTCGGGCATTTCGGGCTTGGCCGTGGCCCAGACCTTGAAAGACCATGCCGACATCACCGTGTTCGAGGCGGGCGACTATTTCGGCGGCCACACCCACACGGTCGACATCACACTGCCTACACCGCAGGGCCCGGTCACGCATGGTGTGGACACGGGTTTTCTGGTGTTCAATGAGCGCACCTACCCCAACCTGATCAACCTGTTTGCCGAGCTAAAGGTCGAGACCGCCCCGTCCGACATGTCGTTTTCGGTCAAGGTGCCCGGGGCGTTGAACGGCAAAACTTTGGAGTGGAGCGGCACCGACCTGAACAGCGTGTTCGCGCAGCGCGGCAACTTGGTGAACCCGCGGTTTTGGCGCATGTTGGCCGATGTGATGCGCTTCAACGCCCTGTGCACCCGCATCGCCAAAGAGCAGCGCGAAAAAGAGTTGCAGCAACCCTTGAGCGATTTTTTGCGCACGCACAAGTTCAGCGAGCCGTTTCGCGATTGGTACTTCTTGCCCATGCTGGGCTGCATCTGGAGTTGCCCCACCGACCAGATGCTGCAGTTTCCGGTGGCGACCATGATCCGGTTTTGCCACAACCACGGTTTGATTCAGGTGACGAACCGCCCGCAGTGGTTCAGTGTGGTGGGCGGTGCCCGAAATTACGTCGAGAAAATTTTGTCGGGTGTGTACGACAAACGCTTGAACACACCGGTGCGCTTGATCGAGCGCGACGCACAAGGCGTGCGCATCATCACCGATGGCCATGCCGAGCGCTTTGACCAGGTGGTCATTGCCACCCACACCGACCAGGCCTTGGGCCTGCTGCGTCAGGCGTCTGGTGAAGAACGCAGCCTGCTGGGCGCCATTCGCTACCAAGACAACCGCGCTGTGCTGCACACCGATGCCAGCGTGCTGCCCGCCAACCCCAAGACCTGGGCCGCTTGGAACTACGAACGCGCCGCCAGCAGCGAGCGCGAGTCCTCACGGGTGTGTCTGCATTACCTGCTCAACCGTTTGCAGCGCATCCCCTTTACTCAGCCGGTAGTGGTGTCACTCAACCCCTTGCACGACATCGATCCGGCCACCATCGTGGGCGAATACGACTACGCCCACCCGGTGTTTGACTTGGCGGCCATCGAGGCGCAAAAGCGCTTGCCTTTGCTGCAAGGCCAGCAACACACCTGGTACGCCGGGGCCTGGACGGGTTATGGCTTCCACGAAGACGGCTTGAAATCGGGCCTGCAAGTGGGCCGCGCTTTGCTCAAACTCATCCACGAACAGGCCAGCCCTGTTCAGGACAGACTGGCCGCATGA
- a CDS encoding SAM-dependent methyltransferase: MPTTMKTANPATDLGAASAATQILHASLPKAATRLLGLLTRLKIGTLTVHAPDGNFQVFGTHEAPFAALHIHRWEMCAEVLKSGDIGFAEGYMAGDWTTPDLAALLRLTIANRDHIESAIYGHWLGRLFYRIKHLLNRNNRSNSRKNIHAHYDLGNAFYELWLDGTMNYSSAWFEGDHTQDMADAQKAKVRRALRMVNAKPGDRVLEIGCGWGALAEAATTEFGAHITGVTLSTEQLAFANARMQSHGVQQRADLRLQDYRDIHDGPYDAVCSIEMIEAVGQEYWPTYFQTISRMLKPGGRACVQSITIDDRFFERYLQSTDFIQQYIFPGGCLPSPSEFRKQAQAAGLQVVDELNFGPDYAETLRRWRADFMAQLDTVRTLKFDDRFIRLWEFYLAYCEAAFDEANIDVIQFTLAKPA; the protein is encoded by the coding sequence ATGCCCACCACGATGAAGACCGCCAACCCTGCCACTGACCTGGGTGCTGCCAGCGCTGCGACGCAGATCCTGCACGCCAGCTTGCCCAAGGCCGCCACACGATTGCTGGGCCTGCTCACGCGCCTGAAAATTGGCACGCTCACGGTGCATGCGCCCGACGGTAATTTTCAAGTCTTTGGCACGCACGAGGCCCCGTTTGCGGCGTTGCACATCCACCGTTGGGAGATGTGCGCCGAGGTGCTGAAATCGGGTGACATTGGTTTTGCCGAGGGCTACATGGCCGGCGACTGGACCACGCCCGATTTGGCCGCCTTGCTTCGACTGACCATTGCCAACCGCGACCACATCGAGAGCGCGATTTATGGCCATTGGCTGGGGCGTTTGTTCTACCGCATCAAGCACCTGCTCAACCGCAACAACCGCAGCAACAGCCGCAAAAACATCCACGCGCATTACGACTTGGGCAATGCTTTTTACGAGCTGTGGCTCGACGGCACGATGAATTACTCGTCGGCCTGGTTCGAAGGCGACCACACCCAAGACATGGCCGACGCCCAAAAGGCCAAGGTGCGCCGCGCCTTGCGCATGGTGAACGCCAAGCCAGGTGACCGCGTGCTGGAGATTGGTTGCGGCTGGGGCGCTTTGGCCGAGGCGGCTACCACCGAGTTTGGTGCCCACATCACGGGTGTGACCTTGTCCACCGAGCAGCTGGCTTTTGCCAACGCCCGCATGCAATCGCACGGCGTCCAGCAGCGTGCGGATTTGCGCTTGCAGGACTACCGCGACATCCACGACGGCCCTTACGACGCGGTGTGCTCGATCGAGATGATCGAGGCCGTGGGCCAGGAATATTGGCCCACCTACTTTCAGACCATCAGCCGCATGCTCAAGCCGGGTGGACGCGCGTGTGTGCAAAGCATCACGATCGACGACCGATTTTTTGAGCGTTACTTGCAGTCGACCGATTTCATCCAGCAGTACATCTTTCCGGGCGGCTGTTTGCCCAGCCCCAGCGAGTTCCGCAAACAAGCACAAGCAGCGGGGCTGCAGGTGGTGGACGAGCTGAATTTTGGCCCCGATTACGCCGAAACGCTGCGCCGCTGGCGTGCGGACTTCATGGCGCAACTCGATACCGTGCGGACCCTGAAGTTTGACGACCGCTTCATCCGCTTGTGGGAGTTCTATCTGGCTTATTGTGAAGCGGCCTTCGACGAAGCCAACATTGATGTGATCCAGTTCACCTTGGCCAAACCGGCCTGA